The genome window CCCTTACAAATATCAttaggaaaaattttaaaatattactattgggagattttaaaaatattgttgttgggtatttgaaaaaatatagtcattaatcattataaataaatgaaggaagattgaaaaaataaacaaagaaatatttaaaaaaaatgaataaataatatttaaattggatagataaaaaatataaagatttagttgaaaagtatatttaaaaaactaagtagttaaaaggtaaaaaaaaaaattgttcactctccaaatagaataaaattttgaagagtATGCTTGAGAtgcaataacaaattaaaatagtacACAACTCATACATGTAAGCAAAATACCATTATACCCTTGAAAATTTCAATTGCCCGTTTCCCTCCTCCACTCTATTTCCGAAATCAAATTTCAGAatcaccctctctctctctctctctctctctctcaaatcaaatttcagaatctctctccctttctctctctctctctctctttctctctctctattatatTCTGCCTGACTGTGTCTTAAACTCCAAAAGGTGACTGCTCCAACACTGCGAGTTTCAGCCCTTTCAGTTTCAGCCACCCACCTCCGTTTCAAAAGGGtcaccacaaaaataaaaacttcgTGCTCTCCGACTCTCCCacttcatttctctctctctttctctcaacaAAGTCAGATCTGGTAAGGAAATTTAGATCTTcgggttttttatttgttttatctttCCTTATAATTCAATCAGTGAATTGCTATCATCTGGGTTtgtttatttgtgtttgtgtccGTGAGTGTTTTTTGGCTAATTTTTTAGTGGGTTTTGGTTAGATTACATTAATTGTGATGGAATATCAACTGGGTGGACCTTCATTTGTTAATTGAGGAGTTTAGTTTGTGGGATTAATTTAAGAATATAGTTAGTACCTATATCAGTACAAATTCAGCTGGTGCAACTAATCGAAATGTGAAATTCTATGCTTGGCCTAGGAGAAACAAATTTGGTTATGTTTGAGAATGCATTAGTACTATTATCAGTAGAAACAAAAGCTTTTACATGATGATCTGCTGGTCAGATGAGAATGCATTTGTGATGTCAACAGCTTTTTGTTATCATTAAAGCAAAAAGATCATCATACTAACTCAACTCATCAAATCCGCTCTCAATGATTTGAACACCAATGAACAAGACATCTAATTTAATAGCCCATTTCTTGTTGTCATACTGTTATATTTagctaatttttttagttaaatttagtGAGTGATATATCTTTGTCAATGATTAAAGTTCCGTGCTGGGGTCAAATTTTTTCCATTCTTCTTGTCCTATCATGCTGAGCAATTTTTGTGTGCTCTTTTTGGTGTTGATCAGGAAACACCGTTTACTTTTGGTGCTTAAGTGGCATAGGATTGAAAACCTGCATTGACTTGAATTGCAAATACATTAGTATTGCGCTATGGATCAATTGGTGACCATTAGCTGAGAGCACTGACTGATTTTTATTGACCCACTATCATTGAGTTGGAGCCATTTATCCATGGAAACCATCATGCTGGTTTGGCTTTATGGCCTCCATGTTGAGAGCTTATTTCTGGACCAAAGAATCctattttaaaatgataaagcGGTTCTAAAAACTAGAACCATATGATACTGGGTATTGGGTAAGTTTTGATTATATCTAAACACAATCATCATTATTGAACTGCATATACATATACAATCTTGGGAAAGTGGAGAGGAGGCTTGGTTTTGGAGTAAACAGTGAGACCCAAGCTCAAGCTCAGATCTATAAcaacgtctctctctctctctctctctctgtttttattttttttaattttaacgtCGTTCCTGAAAGCCCACATTCAAATTTGTTACTGTAAGCATTGTTATCcctcttttctatcttttagttttcaaaaccctttgggtttttttttggttgctgttTCTGTGTTTTATATGTAACATGTGAATTTGATTGTGGAGCATTATATCTAATCTGTAAAATGGGCTGTGAAGTCCTTCTGGTTGTTACTGAAATGCACGGATACCATATGGAATTCTAATAAATAtccaaagaaaatcaatttcCCATATATGAAAATGCTCATTTTCCTGTTTGGGTTTGTCTGATTTATTTAATGTTTGTTTGTGGTAGCTATATATCTTTGTAAAAGTCTTATCTGATTTCCCTATATCATTCTATTTTCAAGAGACATAGAAATGACAGATTTGCTAACAATACTTAGGTAGATGTGGTTTCTCGAAATATCTTTGAATTATAAAAGATTTGTGAATTATGTTTTTCCTTTGTCACATTTTGTATTAAGTTATTGATCCGTTTGGTTACCAAGAAGATTAATGGGGAAAAGGGATAGAAGTGGTTTAGAGTCTTAATTTGTATGAAATTCTGCCTTTGACAAGATGAAATTTCCATTTTAACAATTGCGTGTTATAGTATGAGGCTCCAACTCAgtgaaattttagttttattggaTCACCAATATTGACATGTCCAGAgttaaatttttgtttcctttgaTGTTATCTGAGTATTCCCAAAATGAAGAGCACAATTAAACATTGCCTTTAATTTTGAACTTAGATACTTATTTTAGATCTGACCGGTGCCACGTGATGTCATATTAACGTATGATCTTCTTAATCTTTGTTGCTTTCTGGAACTTCAAATTGATTACAATCTGTTTGTTTTTGCTAATGTCTATATTGAACCTCTTCTCTTGAATCTCTTCAACAATTTTGGTAATTGACCATTACCCATTTGATTTCTGTTCTCAGAGAATGATGGACTCTCTACCTGATGCCATTGTCAACTACATCTTGTCATATAATAACAATGCCAGGGATGTGGCTGTTTGCAATTGTGTCTCTAAGCGGTGGAAAGACTCAATGCCTTTTATTCGTAGCCTTTACTTCCCACGGAGCTCTTTTGACAATCATACTGGCCAGGAGCATCCTGACAATATTGTGTGGAAGATGATATCATCAATTGTTCAACTAGAGGAGCTTGTTGTGTATACCCCATTTTCTGGTGCTGGACTTGCTTTATGGCTTTCCCATGCAGGTTCCTCCCTCCGGCATCTTGAACTTCGAATGGATAACCTTGTTGAAAATCAGACTTGTAATGAGGGCCCCTCAAAATTGGATTGCATTAATGCTGCAAAGAATTTGGAATCACTAAAACTTTGGGGTGTGTTAATGACCCATCCCCCCAGGTGGGATGCCTTCCAAAAACTTTGGAACCTTGAAATTGTAGGGGCCAGAATGGAGGATCCAGCTTTATCAGCTGCACTTCGAGCATGTCCTAATCTGACCAACTTGTTGCTGCTTGGTTGTGAAGGAGTTATATCGGTTTCAATTGACTTGCCACATTTGCAGCAGTGCAAGCTTGATTTTTATGGCTTGGGTAATTGCTCGCTTTCCCTAACATCCCCTAAAATCGAAATCCTTGAGGTGCAAGGTTGTAGTTGGATTAGGGTTTGTGAGTCGAACTGCTTGAAGAATCTTTCAATTGCCAATAATGCGGGTAACCATTTAATAGAAGTTTCTGATCCAGATTATTCCAGTCTCTTTTAGCTTAGAAGTAAACTTTCAGTGTTTTTCAATTGAATTGTAGCtgaatcttttttctttttttttggttctggtAAATTCTTTAGGGAGAGTGTACATGGTTGATTTTGGGAAACTTGAGGCTCTTGAGTTCTTGTCCATCAGGGGAGTCCAGTGGTGTTGGGATGCAATAAGCAATATGCTTAAATGGGCAAGTGATGTGAAGCATCTGTACATGAAGGTCGAGTTCACTGGAGATTATGAGGCACTTCAACCCTTTCCAGAGAttgattttgttgaattttttaatagtcACCCCAAACTGCTAAAGTTCGACATCCATGGAGCCATGTTTGCTGCTCTTTGCCAGAAGAATAGCCTAAAACATGTGagtttataatattatatgtttatatttctCCCATGTAGGatgagtttttaaaattaaataaatttaaatgggAGTCTTTCCTTTTGCAGGTGGATTCAGGATTTGTAATTCCATGTCTAGAGGAGGTGATGGTTGCAGTGAGATCGCCACtaaatgctgaacagaaaatgaGTACTCTTGAGTCCTTTTTAAGGTACGGGAAGAATTTGAAGAGGATGGTAATAAAGATTCTGCAGATGAAGAGCAGTCATAGCAGTGCAGATGATTTTTTTGATGAGGTTTACAGGTTTAGCCGCATGAACGACGACATAGTTCGAATAGAATAAAGATTAGAGGGGGCACTTCCTCTCCTggttttgcatttaatttaaatgACTCCAATTTTATACTCTTGATTTGAGGTTGACTACTGATCTGATTGAAACTTTGATTATCCTTTTAACAAATTGATTCAGAATATGCATTGTTTCTTAACTTCCTGGTTTTGGTTTATGGCTTTACTGTCTTTTGTCTTCTGAATTGGAAAAACACATGCTGTTTTTAATTCTTAGTAATAAAGTTTATAATCAAAGTTCTCTATGGTAAATTGAATTAGTAACTATCCTGACGGTGCTGACCCCTAACAAACATATGCATGCAATGCATAATCAATTAGACTATTTAGATGATATTGATGCAAAAGCTACCCATGAGTATTAACTTGTTTCATTTTGAGATTCTttaatgcatgacatttagccTCATCCATTTGGTAAATTTGAAGCAAAAGTCATCATGCTTTGGAGACAAAGACATTTGTAGAAGTATTGAAGTAGAATTGGATTTGGACCTagcttcaacattttttttatttttgagagatAGTTTCAACTTGGTGTGGATGGggattaaattttaaatttcttatttgatgACAGTAAATTTTACTGGTTGAACTAATTGAAACTCATGTAATAATCTGACTTCTAATCCACTCATGAAGAGAAAGAATTCATCCTTCCTCGTGAACAATGCCACATATAAAAATCACTAATCCATATCTAAAATTCAAGAGTCACCCCATCCCTTGTCACTAACACCACAAAGAGGAGTTTTCTTTTGAGGTTTATGACTTTGTGGTGAAGGTAGggaaaaagtgagaaagagagcCAAGTGGAATACTCCAATTGTACATGCTTTCTTCTATTTGATCGAATGCTCCTCTAAtgtctatttctcttttttttgcaACCTCATGTCAATGATGTCAACCCCTCTTTTTTTATCCATTGCTGAATCAATGACTTACgtataaattaagaaaaattctttGGGCTAGCTAACCTCAAAAATCAGTCCTCAATTAGGCTGTCTCAATCCTAGTGTTAACTGTcagaaagagattttctattttccatGGATTGGCCTTGTTGGTTAGTTGGTTTATATAGATGAATTTGTTCATAGGGTAAAGCTTCTGCCTTCAATTATGCTTTGTCATTAATTTCATTAGGGAGAGATTTTCTTGTTTTCTGTGGATGGGCCTTGTTGGTAATGTCAATCCATTCTCTTGTAACGAGTCGTCGAGGACTTTATTTCTGAATTCTAATTGAAAAAGAATGCCTCTCATTTTGGGTGGGAATTGAAAGATAAAGGCTTATTATAATATTATCTCATTGGGTGGGAATCTCTCTATCTGTCTCTCTCAACATTTTGATAGTTGTAGTTAGTACTTAGAGTGCgtttaagagttttttttttttttttttttttttcagcgaatgaacagtaaaagtactgttcatacactgtgcgggagacaaattttactgtgtagagacaaattttactgttcatacactgtttttacactgttcatgggacccacaatcactttattcataaaaaaatattaaaaatgggtcccacggtactatttacacatttaaaaattattttgctacagtgtttttcagttttcagtttcagttttcagttttcagctgtatccaaacggacccttagtagagaggaacaaaaatgataatattaaaTAGATTAGTAGATTTGACAAGTAATAAATCATCAATGCTGACTTGACCAATAGTgtatttttaatcattaaatctattaaaaatttatggtcaaaaaaatgtgtaaccCACCTCATTATAGGGAATTCTAgcattttacccttttttttaaaaaaatttggcaatATGTCCTTGTTTCCAAACTATATAGGGGTGTGTCCctgttttgaaattcaattttatcaaaatcaagttatgccggatcaaacttaaaaaaaaaaattgcatggaactcgagtttaggGAGCTTGAGTTCCAAAATGCCACTATAAAGCTTTAAAATGCCATTATAGggtttaaaaacgccactatagggcttctTAAACCTCATATGGGGTGAttacacttaaaaaataaaattttgcagaaaaacgccactatagggctccctgaactTGGTATGGGGCGATcacacttattaaaaaaaaaaaaaaatgttggaaaacgacactatagggctccctgaaccTAGTATGGGACTATCAcacgaaaagaaaaattttgcatggaactcgagaaatcgagttccatgcattttttttttttttttaaagtttgatcgggcataactcgattttaaggtaatcgagtatcgaaacaggggcatgcCCCTATATAGTTTGGAAATAAgggcatattgccaatttttaaaaaaaaaaatgggtaaaatgccagaatctcccctcattatatatatatatatatatatatatatatataaaagatctaaaaatgttctaaaatttcatgacaataaatattaaaccacataatcaaattcaattttcatattctaaaaggaattttttttttttttttttttgatgttttgaTCACACACCATATAGAATTTAGTGAAATGAaccaaaatgaataaaatacaccaaaataaagaataatttaGGTCAAGGTGGAATGGGGagattcataaaattaattgaCACTtaatttgggtttggttttatGTTGCAACCAGTCGTTTGAAAAGTGTCATTTTAACCACTCTATGTTGGCTTTGTCATACACTTGTGACAACctcacaattttaaaatataaaaagaaaacaaatcaaagaGCTACTCAAGGGGGATATTTGCCATCTAGCATAATTTTCAGAGACTATTTTGTTAGTAAGTACAGATTTGAAACCATTTAGGAAACTAGCATCTTAAGTCCGTGAAGCTCGAGTTCGGTGACAAACTCAAGCCCCAAAGACTCAAGTTCGGATTGCTAAGGTGGAACAATTTATccacatggaactcaagtttcttagactcgagttccataaaatcAGAAGCAGAAGAACCCAATACGAAGAAGaatagaggaagaggaagacgaTCTCGAGCTTCGAAGAAGAACAGACGTTGGGTGGACGATCTAGCTGGAAAAGAACAATCGCTGGGtggagaagatgaagaagaagaagaagaataaatggTGGAAATTGAGTCTtaaaaacttgagttccacGTGGACTTTTTTCCACGTCAGATGTCACCACTTGCAACTCGAGActtagaaactcgagttctatcttggaactcaagttttagatactcgagatgctagtttgctGAATGGTTTTGTAAGCTAAATAACtaactaaaatattataaaaataatgttaaatgcaaaaaaaaaattcaccactCAAGAAAGACTTGGTCTCACTATTTAGAAATCGAAGATCTTAATCCCAAATTCATTCGATTGAAAGATTTTGGGATTCCTATTGGTTACTTGTACAAAAAGATctcatttttattgttgaaaCTAAGGGTCCATTTGTTTTGACTTTAAACGGaattcaaaaatcattttccggaaaatagcatgttTGGTAGGTTTGGTAAATtgggtcaaactgaaaatattttcagttttaccGTAAAATAAGGCTTATGAGGCAGAAAATGAATTCAGttctcattttcacttcaaagtcTTTCcccacacagagagagagagagagagagagagagagagagagagagagagagagagagagagacttcgCCGGCGACCACAGACCGAGCTCCAGTCCGACGATCGCACCGCGCCGCTCGTCGATCGCAGCACCACACCACTCGATCTTGTCACTCGATCTCGCCTCCACCGTGCGATCTCACCTTCTCCTCCACCGCGCGATCTCAATTTAACcaaatttgatgaatttttttgctgggttttgtttcttttgtgaatGAGTGTGGAATTGATTCATATCCACATGTTTACAACTGAGGAAGTGTATGGAAAATTGGGTGGCTTGGCTATGTAAAGCATTTTCTGTAAAAATATTTGAACGAACCAAACACtggaattgattttccgtaaaacgaaTTTTGAGGCAGCCAAACAGCTTGaatacatttttctttcttgaaaatagcatttccaaaaaataaatattt of Quercus lobata isolate SW786 chromosome 8, ValleyOak3.0 Primary Assembly, whole genome shotgun sequence contains these proteins:
- the LOC115954998 gene encoding F-box protein At1g10780 encodes the protein MMDSLPDAIVNYILSYNNNARDVAVCNCVSKRWKDSMPFIRSLYFPRSSFDNHTGQEHPDNIVWKMISSIVQLEELVVYTPFSGAGLALWLSHAGSSLRHLELRMDNLVENQTCNEGPSKLDCINAAKNLESLKLWGVLMTHPPRWDAFQKLWNLEIVGARMEDPALSAALRACPNLTNLLLLGCEGVISVSIDLPHLQQCKLDFYGLGNCSLSLTSPKIEILEVQGCSWIRVCESNCLKNLSIANNAGRVYMVDFGKLEALEFLSIRGVQWCWDAISNMLKWASDVKHLYMKVEFTGDYEALQPFPEIDFVEFFNSHPKLLKFDIHGAMFAALCQKNSLKHVDSGFVIPCLEEVMVAVRSPLNAEQKMSTLESFLRYGKNLKRMVIKILQMKSSHSSADDFFDEVYRFSRMNDDIVRIE